The following is a genomic window from Crossiella equi.
CCACGCCTTCCGGCAGCGGCACAAGCCGTGCGGCGAGAACGGCGCGCTGGCCCCGGTGATGATGCAGCAGTCCTTCGGCACGGCCAACGACTACGTGCACCAGCTCAACCAGGTCGGCGGTGGCGACACCAACGCGGTGCCCAAGGACGGCAAGGTGTGCCGACCGAATCCCTGGCCCATCACCTGACCGGCTCCCACGGGCTGGGAAGGCGTCCCAAGTTGGAAGATCTGGTGTATCCAGGTCGTTGCAACGAGGGACCACCGGACCCGGACTAGGAGGAGCGCCCATGTCGGGCCAGACGCTGCCGCCCCTGGTGGAGCCAGCCGCGGAGCTGACCAAGGAAGAGGTCGCCCGCTACAGCCGCCACCTGATCATCCCGGACGTCGGGGTGGACGGCCAGAAGCGCCTCAAGAACGCGAAGGTGCTGGTCGTCGGCGCCGGTGGCCTCGGCAGCCCCGCGCTGCTGTACCTGGCCGCGGCCGGGGTCGGCACCCTCGGCATCGTCGAGTTCGACGTCGTCGACGAGTCCAACCTGCAACGCCAGGTGATCCACGGGCAGTCCGACATCGACCGGCCCAAGGCCGAGTCGGCGCGCGACTCCATCAAGGAGATCAACCCGCTGGTCCAGGTCAACCTGCACCAGCTGCGCCTGGACTCCTCGAACGTGCTGGACGTCTTCCGGGACTACGACCTGATCCTGGACGGCACGGACAACTTCGCCACGCGCTACCTCGTCAACGACGCGGCCGTGCTGCTCGGCAAGCCGTACGTGTGGGGCTCGATCTTCCGCTTCGAGGGCCAGGCCAGCGTGTTCTGGGCCCAGCCCTCGGACGGCCGCGAGGGCATCCAGTACCGCGACCTCTACCCGGAGCCCCCGCCGCCCGGCATGGTCCCCTCCTGCGCGGAGGGCGGCGTGCTCGGTGTGCTGTGCGCCTCGATCGGGTCGATCATGGTCACCGAGGCGATCAAGCTCATCAC
Proteins encoded in this region:
- the moeZ gene encoding adenylyltransferase/sulfurtransferase MoeZ, with protein sequence MSGQTLPPLVEPAAELTKEEVARYSRHLIIPDVGVDGQKRLKNAKVLVVGAGGLGSPALLYLAAAGVGTLGIVEFDVVDESNLQRQVIHGQSDIDRPKAESARDSIKEINPLVQVNLHQLRLDSSNVLDVFRDYDLILDGTDNFATRYLVNDAAVLLGKPYVWGSIFRFEGQASVFWAQPSDGREGIQYRDLYPEPPPPGMVPSCAEGGVLGVLCASIGSIMVTEAIKLITGIGETLLGRLMVYDALEMTYRTIKIRKDPQGEEITGLIDYEAFCGVVSDDAQQAAAGSTITPQELKDKFDREDKFLLVDVREQHEFEIVRIPGSVLIPKDRILSGEAFAELPQDRQIVLHCKSGARSAEALAALHQAGFRDAVHVGGGVLAWARQIDPSLPTY